In the Clupea harengus chromosome 16, Ch_v2.0.2, whole genome shotgun sequence genome, one interval contains:
- the LOC105912403 gene encoding tetraspanin-8-like translates to MAKGSSVLSNIFGFFNLLFAIVGAVVIVLAILVHVHLSNVQEFEKIGGVVILYVIGFITLTISFLGAYGAFRQVKWMLIVFLVLMCVGFLFLARIAVTLAIVRPQVDSIAEEQLDAVLPLDKTSMDFQSIMDAFQSSMHCCGLSNGYKDWNENVPESCNCPPPEETMTDVCVVIPGNYLEALFSQRMVYRQSCGPILLNLLKTAFDGVMGVFFGLTTLTVLAIAISSCLIARINKNRIAGVVLGPTLVFSTSPPKYNELVNEPYH, encoded by the exons ATGGCAAAAGGGAGTTCTGTTCTCAGCAATATCTTCGGCTTTTTCAATCTGCTTTTTGCG ATTGTCGGTGCTGTTGTTATTGTCTTGGCAATACTAGTCCATGTTCATCTCAGTAATGTGCAGGAG TTTGAAAAGATCGGTGGAGTCGTCATCCTGTATGTGATTGGATTTATCACATTGACCATCTCGTTTTTGGGAGCTTACGGGGCATTCAGACAAGTGAAATGGATGCTGATCGTG TTCTTGGTGCTGATGTGTGTTGGCTTTCTGTTCCTGGCACGCATTGCAGTAACTTTGGCCATCGTGCGACCACAG GTTGATAGCATCGCAGAGGAACAGCTTGATGCGGTTTTGCCATTGGATAAGACTTCTATGGATTTCCAGTCAATTATGGATGCATTTCAGTCTTCG ATGCACTGCTGTGGTCTTTCCAACGGATACAAGGACTGGAATGAGAACGTGCCCGAATCCTGCAACTGCCCTCCCCCAGAGGAGACAATGACAGATGTCTGTGTGGTTATTCCAGGAAACTACCTCGAG GCTCTCTTCTCCCAGCGTATGGTGTACAGACAG TCGTGTGGCCCTATTCTCCTGAACCTCCTGAAGACAGCGTTTGATGGTGTGATGGGGGTCTTCTTTGGGCTGACCACTTTGACT gtTTTGGCCATTGCGATCTCCAGCTGTCTGATTGCTCGGATCAACAAGAACAGAATTGCAGGAGTTGTGCTTGGACCTACCTTGGTCTTTAGCACCTCACCACCCAAGTACAACGAGCTGGTCAATGAACCGTACCATTAG
- the LOC105912372 gene encoding tetraspanin-8-like codes for MLIVFLVLMCVGFLFLVRIAVVLVMMVKSITEEQLHALLPLDKTSMDFRSIMDGFQSSMDCCGLFNGYEDWNENVPESCNCPPPEETMTDVCVVIPGNYLEAFFSQRMVYSQSCGPILLTLLKTAFDGVMGVFFGLTTLTVLGIAISSCLIARINKNRIAGVVLGPTLVFSTSPPKYNELVNEPYH; via the exons ATGCTGATCGTG TTCTTGGTGCTGATGTGTGTTGGCTTTCTGTTCCTGGTCCGGATTGCAGTAGTCTTGGTCATGATG GTTAAAAGCATCACTGAGGAACAGCTGCATGCACTGTTGCCATTGGATAAGACTTCTATGGATTTCCGGTCAATTATGGATGGATTCCAGTCTTCG ATGGACTGCTGTGGTCTTTTCAACGGATACGAGGACTGGAATGAGAACGTGCCCGAATCCTGCAACTGCCCTCCCCCAGAGGAGACAATGACAGATGTCTGTGTGGTTATTCCAGGAAACTATCTCGAG GCTTTCTTCTCCCAGCGTATGGTGTACAGCCAG TCGTGTGGCCCTATTCTCCTGACCCTCCTGAAGACAGCGTTTGATGGTGTGATGGGCGTCTTCTTTGGGCTGACCACTTTGACT gtTTTGGGCATTGCGATCTCCAGCTGTCTGATTGCTCGGATCAACAAGAACAGAATTGCAGGAGTTGTGCTTGGACCTACCTTGGTCTTTAGCACCTCACCACCCAAGTACAACGAGCTGGTCAATGAACCGTACCATTAG